In a single window of the Ignavibacteria bacterium genome:
- a CDS encoding adenylosuccinate lyase produces MIERYTLPEIGKIWSEENKFSIWLKIEIFASEANNKLGIVPASALKKIRSKAKFNVKKINEIEAVVKHDVIAFLTNVGSFVGPESRFIHYGMTSSDVLDTALSVQMKEAGELILKQLVKLKAVLASKAKKYKYLPMVGRTHGVHAEAVTLGLKFALWYDEVNRDITRLKTAVKTVSVGKISGAVGTYEHLNPFVERYVCRKLGLKPANAATQIIQRDIHADYMATLAIIASSLEKFSTEIRHQQKTEVLELEEPFTKGQKGSSAMPHKKNPVICERIAGLARVIRSNSIAAMENVNLWHERDISHSSVERMIIPDSTMLLYYMLVKMIEVIDGLVVNKENIAKNLNRTHGLIYSQRALLKLVEAGLTREQAYKAVQDNAMWSWKTGEEFRDLLENDKLIAKKVKKAQIEDIFDPKKVFKNIDYIFKNTGIK; encoded by the coding sequence ATGATAGAAAGATATACTCTCCCCGAAATTGGAAAAATCTGGTCTGAAGAGAACAAATTTTCCATCTGGCTTAAAATAGAGATTTTCGCATCTGAAGCAAATAATAAGCTGGGTATAGTACCGGCATCTGCTTTAAAAAAGATCCGCTCCAAAGCTAAATTCAACGTAAAAAAAATAAATGAAATTGAAGCTGTTGTTAAGCATGATGTAATTGCTTTCCTTACTAATGTAGGCAGCTTTGTTGGGCCGGAATCCCGTTTTATTCATTACGGTATGACAAGCTCAGACGTGCTCGATACTGCACTTTCAGTGCAGATGAAGGAAGCCGGTGAGCTTATTCTGAAACAGCTTGTAAAGCTGAAGGCAGTGCTTGCTTCCAAAGCCAAAAAATATAAATACCTTCCGATGGTTGGCAGAACCCACGGCGTGCACGCCGAAGCGGTTACGCTTGGACTTAAATTCGCACTGTGGTATGATGAAGTTAACCGAGATATTACAAGATTAAAGACCGCTGTTAAAACTGTATCTGTTGGTAAAATATCAGGAGCGGTAGGTACGTATGAACATCTGAATCCGTTTGTTGAGCGCTACGTATGCAGAAAGCTTGGCTTAAAGCCGGCTAATGCTGCAACGCAAATAATCCAGCGTGATATACATGCTGATTATATGGCAACACTTGCAATAATAGCATCATCACTTGAAAAATTTTCCACAGAGATTCGCCACCAGCAGAAAACTGAAGTGCTGGAGCTTGAAGAACCGTTCACAAAAGGACAGAAAGGCTCTTCAGCAATGCCGCATAAGAAGAATCCGGTTATATGCGAGCGAATTGCCGGGCTGGCTAGAGTTATCCGCAGCAATTCCATTGCTGCCATGGAAAATGTGAACCTTTGGCATGAGCGTGATATATCACACTCAAGCGTTGAGCGAATGATTATCCCCGACAGCACTATGCTGCTTTATTACATGCTTGTGAAAATGATCGAAGTGATAGACGGGCTGGTTGTTAACAAAGAAAATATAGCTAAGAACCTCAACCGTACTCACGGACTTATATACTCTCAGCGGGCTTTGTTAAAGCTGGTTGAAGCGGGTTTAACCCGCGAGCAGGCTTACAAAGCCGTTCAGGATAATGCCATGTGGTCATGGAAAACAGGCGAGGAGTTCCGCGACCTGCTTGAAAATGACAAGCTGATAGCTAAAAAAGTCAAAAAAGCTCAAATTGAAGATATTTTTGACCCCAAAAAGGTATTTAAAAATATAGATTATATTTTCAAAAACACAGGAATTAAGTAA
- the thrS gene encoding threonine--tRNA ligase translates to MSNNENIKITFPDGNSKEFPKGTSSLDIAKSISKGLAEDVLVAEVNGKLVDLVKPINEDSSVKFYKFGDDEGRKVYWHTTSHIMAQAIEELFPGAKFGVGPPIENGFYYDVDSEHKFTEEDLKKIEDKMLEIAKRDLFTQREELKREDAIAYFKSKRIDPYKVEILEDIAKNEEYVSLYHQGGFTDLCRGPHMPTTAKLKNVKLLSVSGSYWRGDSDRQQLQRIYGISFPKKKELDDYLNFLEEAKKRDHRKLGAELELFMLSPNVGGGLPIWLPKGALVRQELEAFLKNEQVRRGYQVVYTPHIGNIEMYKTSGHYPYYKDSQYPPIDFTDETGKKEQYLLKPMNCPHHFQIYNHKPHSYRELPVKLAEFGTVYRFEQSGELNGLLRVRGFTQDDSHIFCRQDQLMDELCDVIDLTQYVSRSLGLNDIQARLSFRDPENKDKYGGNDELWEKAQKDVSEAAERMKLVCTVGIGEATFYGPKIDFIVKDALNRKWQLGTVQVDYVQPERFDMNYIGSDGAKHRPVVIHRAPFGSMERFVGVLIEHYAGNFPLWLAPVQAAVVPITDNQLEYAKEINAKLKAAKFRTELDDRSEKVGYKIRDWETKKVPYMIVLGDKEMQAGNITVRAHKKGDLGKFELDAFIGELIEERDSKKINL, encoded by the coding sequence TTGAGCAATAACGAAAATATTAAAATTACTTTTCCTGACGGGAATTCGAAAGAATTCCCAAAAGGAACTTCATCGCTTGATATTGCGAAGTCAATAAGCAAAGGACTTGCAGAAGATGTACTTGTTGCCGAAGTTAACGGGAAATTAGTTGATCTTGTTAAGCCAATAAACGAAGATTCTTCAGTAAAGTTCTACAAATTTGGTGATGATGAAGGCAGGAAAGTCTATTGGCATACCACGAGCCATATAATGGCTCAGGCTATCGAAGAGCTTTTCCCCGGCGCAAAGTTCGGGGTTGGACCGCCTATTGAAAACGGATTCTATTATGATGTTGACTCCGAACACAAGTTCACAGAAGAAGACCTGAAGAAGATCGAAGATAAGATGCTCGAGATCGCCAAACGTGATCTTTTTACTCAGCGCGAAGAGTTAAAGCGTGAAGATGCTATTGCTTATTTTAAGTCAAAACGCATCGATCCTTATAAAGTAGAAATACTCGAAGATATCGCTAAGAACGAAGAGTATGTTTCTTTGTATCACCAGGGTGGATTTACAGATCTATGCCGCGGTCCCCATATGCCCACAACTGCAAAGCTTAAAAATGTTAAGCTCTTAAGTGTTTCGGGTTCATACTGGCGCGGTGATTCAGACCGTCAGCAGCTTCAGAGAATATACGGTATTTCTTTCCCCAAAAAGAAAGAGCTTGATGATTACCTTAATTTCCTTGAAGAAGCCAAAAAACGTGACCACAGAAAACTTGGTGCAGAGCTTGAATTATTTATGCTTTCTCCAAACGTTGGCGGCGGGCTGCCTATATGGCTGCCTAAAGGTGCGCTGGTTAGACAGGAACTCGAAGCTTTTCTTAAAAATGAACAGGTTAGAAGAGGTTACCAGGTTGTTTACACTCCGCATATTGGAAATATAGAAATGTATAAAACCTCCGGGCACTATCCGTATTATAAGGATTCCCAGTATCCGCCAATTGATTTTACAGATGAAACCGGGAAAAAAGAACAGTATCTTCTGAAACCTATGAACTGTCCGCACCATTTCCAGATATATAACCATAAGCCGCACAGCTACAGGGAGCTTCCCGTAAAGCTGGCTGAATTCGGTACTGTATACAGGTTTGAACAATCCGGTGAGCTCAACGGTTTATTAAGGGTCAGGGGATTTACACAGGATGATTCGCATATTTTCTGCCGGCAGGACCAGTTAATGGATGAGCTTTGTGATGTTATCGATCTGACACAATATGTTTCAAGGTCACTCGGATTGAATGATATTCAGGCAAGGCTTTCATTTCGTGACCCGGAAAATAAGGATAAATACGGCGGCAATGATGAGTTATGGGAAAAAGCGCAGAAAGATGTTTCTGAAGCAGCTGAAAGAATGAAGCTTGTTTGTACCGTTGGTATCGGCGAAGCAACTTTCTACGGACCCAAGATCGATTTTATTGTTAAAGATGCGCTTAACAGAAAGTGGCAGCTTGGAACAGTTCAGGTTGATTACGTTCAGCCGGAAAGGTTCGACATGAATTACATAGGAAGTGACGGAGCAAAACACAGACCGGTTGTTATTCACAGGGCTCCTTTCGGCTCTATGGAAAGATTTGTGGGAGTATTAATTGAGCATTATGCGGGTAATTTCCCGCTATGGCTGGCGCCTGTACAGGCGGCAGTTGTCCCGATTACTGACAACCAGTTAGAGTATGCTAAGGAAATTAATGCTAAATTAAAAGCTGCAAAGTTCAGAACAGAGCTTGATGACAGAAGCGAAAAAGTTGGCTATAAAATACGCGACTGGGAAACTAAAAAGGTCCCGTATATGATAGTGCTTGGCGATAAGGAAATGCAGGCGGGTAATATTACCGTTCGCGCACATAAAAAAGGTGATCTTGGCAAGTTTGAGCTTGATGCATTTATTGGTGAGCTCATAGAAGAAAGAGATTCCAAAAAAATAAATTTATAA
- the infC gene encoding translation initiation factor IF-3, whose protein sequence is MKEKKIKTRINEQIRVPEVRVIDENGDQAGIKTTQEALKMARSKDLDLIEVSPNAKPPVCKIGDFGKYNYEKQKKEKEQKKSKSSTQLKEIRFHPNTDTHDMEFKCRHLVEFLVQGHKVKATIIFIGRMMVHQDIGRKLMDEILEKLTVVGKIEQPPKMEGRYLTVMLIPDKKKIDEYKKSLEKGKPAELPAAEETVK, encoded by the coding sequence ATCAAGGAAAAAAAGATAAAGACACGCATCAATGAACAGATCCGTGTTCCCGAAGTAAGGGTTATTGATGAGAACGGCGACCAGGCCGGGATCAAAACTACTCAGGAAGCCCTTAAGATGGCAAGATCGAAAGATCTTGACCTGATCGAAGTATCACCAAATGCCAAACCGCCAGTATGTAAAATAGGTGATTTTGGCAAATACAACTACGAAAAGCAGAAAAAGGAAAAAGAGCAGAAAAAGAGCAAAAGCTCAACCCAGCTTAAAGAAATACGTTTTCATCCTAATACTGATACACATGATATGGAGTTCAAATGCCGCCATCTTGTGGAATTCCTCGTTCAGGGCCACAAGGTTAAAGCAACCATTATTTTTATCGGAAGAATGATGGTTCACCAGGATATCGGCAGAAAGCTTATGGATGAAATACTGGAGAAGCTTACCGTAGTTGGCAAAATTGAACAGCCGCCAAAAATGGAAGGCCGTTATTTGACCGTTATGCTTATTCCTGATAAGAAAAAGATAGATGAATATAAAAAGAGCCTTGAAAAGGGCAAGCCAGCCGAATTACCTGCGGCTGAAGAAACAGTAAAATAA
- the rpmI gene encoding 50S ribosomal protein L35 — MPKMKSNRGAAKSFKVTATGKVKRKHSLKRHILTKKSAKRIRQLRHDALVSEADAKRVRRMLLA; from the coding sequence ATGCCAAAAATGAAATCAAACCGCGGTGCAGCAAAATCATTTAAGGTTACTGCTACCGGAAAAGTAAAAAGAAAACATTCATTAAAAAGACACATACTTACCAAAAAATCCGCAAAGAGGATCAGGCAGCTAAGACATGATGCCCTGGTTTCAGAGGCTGATGCAAAACGTGTAAGAAGAATGCTTCTTGCTTAA
- the rplT gene encoding 50S ribosomal protein L20, which yields MPRSVNAVASRKRRKRMLAKAKGYWGRRSKVTTVAKHSVEKAGQHAYSGRKLKKRVMRNIWTVRINAAARDNNTTYSKLIGALNKKNIDINRKVLAQLAYDNPAAFSEVVKFAMS from the coding sequence ATGCCGCGTTCAGTAAATGCAGTAGCTTCAAGGAAAAGACGCAAAAGAATGCTTGCCAAAGCGAAAGGCTACTGGGGAAGAAGAAGTAAAGTAACAACAGTTGCAAAACACAGCGTAGAAAAAGCTGGTCAGCATGCATACTCAGGCAGAAAGCTTAAAAAAAGGGTTATGCGTAATATCTGGACAGTAAGGATAAATGCTGCAGCAAGGGATAATAATACAACATATTCAAAGCTTATCGGCGCTCTTAATAAAAAGAATATCGATATCAACAGGAAAGTTCTTGCTCAGCTTGCTTATGATAACCCGGCAGCGTTTTCAGAGGTTGTTAAATTTGCTATGAGCTGA
- the pheS gene encoding phenylalanine--tRNA ligase subunit alpha yields MLTNLSEIEQEINSFSISNADELESYRLKFISRNGLLTSLFEELKNVSREEKPAVGKKLNEVKKLAENKYNTFKVQLEDSGSKKENIDLTLPAASYSIGREHLISQTLAEMVKIFREIGFKVTDGPELEEEFYNFDALNTPAHHPARDMQDTFYVQHPTDKEKKYVLRTHTSPVQIRIMLQNKPPLRIISPGKVYRNETVTYKNYFMFHQLEGLFVDKNVSMKDLKSVLAYFFKKFYGENTKIRFIPSFFPFTEPSGQIDISCFICEGKGCKTCKDTGWLEVGGCGMVDPNVFKAVNIDPEEYTGYAFGMGMERLTMMKYGIKDIRILYQNDVRFLDQF; encoded by the coding sequence ATGCTGACAAATCTTTCTGAAATAGAGCAGGAAATAAATTCATTTTCTATCAGTAATGCTGATGAGCTTGAAAGCTACCGTCTTAAGTTCATTTCACGCAACGGACTTTTAACAAGCCTGTTTGAAGAGCTGAAAAATGTAAGCCGTGAAGAAAAACCTGCTGTTGGCAAAAAGCTGAATGAAGTTAAAAAACTTGCTGAAAATAAGTACAACACTTTTAAAGTACAGCTTGAAGATTCAGGCTCTAAAAAAGAAAATATAGATCTTACTCTGCCTGCAGCTTCATACAGCATCGGCAGGGAGCATCTCATTTCACAGACACTTGCGGAAATGGTAAAGATATTCCGTGAGATAGGATTTAAAGTAACTGATGGACCTGAGCTTGAAGAAGAGTTCTATAACTTCGACGCTTTGAATACACCTGCTCACCACCCGGCAAGGGATATGCAGGATACATTTTACGTGCAGCACCCAACCGATAAAGAAAAGAAGTATGTTCTGCGCACACATACATCACCCGTGCAGATAAGAATAATGCTTCAGAATAAACCACCGCTTAGGATCATAAGCCCGGGGAAAGTTTACAGGAATGAAACTGTTACTTATAAAAATTATTTCATGTTCCACCAGCTTGAAGGGCTGTTTGTTGATAAAAATGTAAGCATGAAAGACCTGAAAAGTGTTCTTGCTTACTTCTTCAAAAAGTTCTATGGTGAAAATACCAAAATTCGTTTTATCCCCAGCTTTTTCCCGTTTACAGAGCCCTCCGGGCAGATAGATATTTCATGTTTTATCTGCGAAGGCAAAGGCTGCAAAACCTGTAAGGATACCGGCTGGCTCGAGGTCGGCGGCTGCGGTATGGTAGACCCCAATGTTTTTAAAGCTGTAAATATAGACCCGGAAGAATACACAGGATATGCATTCGGTATGGGTATGGAGCGCCTTACTATGATGAAATACGGAATTAAAGATATACGCATTCTTTACCAGAATGATGTAAGATTTCTCGACCAGTTCTAA
- a CDS encoding glycerol-3-phosphate acyltransferase: MESLFSVNNLVIFVLCYIIGSFPTAYILVKLKSNKDLTKEGSGNVGTLNSFTVSKSKSIGIAVLIIDILKGVLPVYLMMFVFPFTYQSVMLGAASLILGHNYPVWLKFKGGRGLATGAGIFLIVNYFIFLGWCIVWLVVFLIKRKVLIANTIATFSLPVYVLIINLVPAFVVNSGAAGFSLNYFTVYSIIITVIILSRHTEVFKKEKN; encoded by the coding sequence GTGGAAAGTCTATTTTCTGTAAATAACCTGGTTATTTTTGTTCTTTGTTATATTATCGGTTCATTTCCTACAGCTTATATACTGGTCAAGTTAAAATCAAATAAAGACCTCACAAAAGAAGGCTCAGGAAATGTTGGTACACTGAACTCTTTTACTGTATCAAAGTCAAAATCAATAGGCATTGCAGTTCTGATAATTGATATTTTAAAAGGTGTTTTACCGGTTTACCTTATGATGTTCGTATTTCCGTTCACCTACCAGTCAGTTATGCTTGGGGCTGCATCGTTAATACTTGGACATAACTACCCGGTCTGGCTAAAGTTCAAAGGCGGCAGGGGACTGGCAACCGGAGCAGGAATATTTCTGATCGTTAACTATTTCATTTTCCTGGGATGGTGTATTGTTTGGCTTGTAGTTTTTCTTATCAAAAGAAAAGTGCTGATAGCAAATACAATAGCAACGTTTTCTCTTCCTGTTTATGTACTGATAATAAACCTGGTGCCTGCATTTGTAGTTAACAGCGGGGCTGCCGGTTTTTCACTGAACTATTTTACGGTATATTCAATTATAATTACAGTTATTATCCTTTCACGCCACACTGAAGTATTTAAAAAAGAAAAAAATTAA
- a CDS encoding transketolase: MFPNLKNPVFTDVDDLNEMARQIRRDIINMLLISKSGHSGGPLGLADIFSALYFNKLSLLPEDPYNDERDYVFLSIGHVAPVWYSTLSRRGFFPIDELTTLRKVNGRLQGHPAPLKTHGVPGVEIASGALGQGLSIAVGAALGLKLSNKPNHVYCICGDGELGEGQIWEAAMTADHHKTDNLTVIVDRNHCQIDNRTENVLKLEPVADKWKAFGFEVFEIDGHNMKEILDTIDAVKKVKGKPSCIIAYTKMGRGVSFMEDNYKWHGVPPNDEQGKIALGELPATKFGDFVDYYNGK; encoded by the coding sequence ATGTTTCCAAACTTAAAGAACCCTGTTTTTACCGATGTTGATGATCTGAATGAAATGGCAAGACAAATAAGAAGAGATATCATTAATATGCTTCTTATTTCCAAGTCAGGCCATTCCGGCGGTCCGCTGGGGCTTGCAGATATTTTTTCTGCGCTGTATTTCAATAAGCTTAGTCTGCTGCCTGAAGATCCGTACAATGATGAAAGAGACTATGTTTTTCTTTCAATTGGTCATGTTGCGCCGGTATGGTATTCAACACTTTCAAGAAGAGGCTTTTTCCCGATAGATGAATTGACAACACTAAGAAAAGTGAACGGAAGGCTGCAGGGTCACCCTGCTCCGCTTAAAACTCACGGTGTGCCGGGCGTTGAAATTGCATCAGGAGCTCTTGGACAGGGTCTTTCAATCGCTGTTGGGGCTGCACTTGGCTTAAAGCTTTCCAATAAGCCAAACCATGTTTACTGCATTTGCGGCGATGGTGAGCTTGGCGAAGGACAGATATGGGAAGCTGCTATGACTGCAGACCATCATAAAACCGATAACCTGACCGTTATTGTTGACCGTAACCATTGCCAGATAGATAACCGCACTGAAAATGTGCTGAAGCTTGAGCCTGTGGCTGATAAATGGAAGGCGTTTGGATTTGAAGTGTTTGAAATTGACGGGCATAATATGAAGGAAATACTCGATACCATTGATGCCGTAAAAAAAGTGAAAGGCAAGCCTTCATGCATCATTGCTTATACTAAAATGGGCAGGGGAGTTTCATTCATGGAAGATAACTATAAATGGCACGGCGTTCCGCCAAATGATGAACAGGGCAAGATTGCTTTAGGTGAGCTTCCTGCAACAAAATTCGGTGATTTTGTTGATTATTATAATGGAAAATAA
- a CDS encoding protease complex subunit PrcB family protein, which produces MKTIFLILPVLIAAFIISGCSNSGSDNTKLPLEIVLDGTYSAVEDKREMLITTNDQYQSLMSEVYKNLDQMPRIPVVDFNKNSVVAVFIGERSNGGYMVSIDSINESSKNIHINIIESTPGPNCMTTQALTRPFTLVKIPKTDKKPLFKTKQIVKDCQ; this is translated from the coding sequence ATGAAAACAATTTTTTTGATTTTACCGGTATTAATAGCTGCATTTATCATCTCAGGTTGTTCAAACTCCGGAAGTGATAATACAAAGCTGCCTCTGGAAATTGTACTTGATGGTACCTATTCAGCTGTTGAAGATAAGCGTGAAATGCTTATCACCACGAACGATCAGTACCAGTCATTAATGAGCGAAGTTTATAAAAATCTCGATCAGATGCCAAGAATACCGGTTGTTGATTTCAATAAAAACAGCGTTGTTGCGGTTTTTATTGGTGAAAGAAGCAACGGCGGTTATATGGTAAGTATTGATAGCATTAATGAAAGTTCAAAGAATATTCATATTAATATAATTGAATCAACACCGGGTCCAAATTGTATGACCACCCAGGCACTTACAAGACCGTTCACTCTTGTTAAGATACCTAAAACTGATAAAAAACCGCTTTTTAAAACCAAACAAATCGTAAAAGACTGTCAATAA
- a CDS encoding transketolase family protein, translating into MNYIHKFENYLIENLDLKNPELKETRRGFGDALVDLGKTNPDVVVLGGDVSGSVRTDMFRDAYPDRFFSVGIAEQDMMGTAAGLALVGKIPFASTYGEFATGRPFDQIRQSIAYSEMNVKICASHCGFTVGPDGATHQSLEDVGIMRILPHMTVVTPVDYNQTYRAIIECSKSDKPFYIRFYRDNSPNYTNPKAPFTFGKADTLYEGSDCTIIASGLMVWESMMALEALAAEKISCRLINMHTIKPIDRDAIIKAAKDTGCIVTCEDHQKIGGLGGAVAEVLAQEYPAPVEFIGASDTFGESGKAAELYEKYGISNRHIVEAVKRAIKRKK; encoded by the coding sequence ATGAACTACATACATAAATTCGAAAATTATTTAATTGAAAATTTAGACCTTAAAAATCCTGAGCTTAAAGAGACCCGCCGCGGTTTTGGCGATGCATTGGTTGACCTGGGTAAAACAAACCCTGATGTAGTTGTATTGGGCGGTGATGTAAGCGGCTCAGTAAGAACTGATATGTTCCGTGATGCTTACCCGGACAGGTTCTTTTCTGTGGGAATTGCTGAACAGGATATGATGGGTACCGCCGCCGGACTCGCGCTAGTCGGAAAAATTCCGTTCGCTTCAACTTATGGTGAATTTGCAACAGGCAGACCGTTTGACCAGATAAGACAGTCAATTGCTTACAGTGAAATGAATGTTAAGATCTGCGCATCACACTGCGGTTTTACTGTCGGACCCGACGGTGCTACGCACCAGTCACTCGAAGATGTTGGCATAATGAGAATACTTCCGCATATGACTGTGGTTACACCTGTTGATTATAACCAGACATACAGGGCAATAATTGAATGTTCAAAATCAGATAAGCCGTTTTATATTAGGTTTTACAGGGATAATTCTCCCAACTACACAAACCCCAAAGCTCCGTTCACATTCGGTAAAGCTGATACGCTTTATGAAGGCAGTGACTGTACAATAATTGCAAGCGGATTAATGGTATGGGAAAGTATGATGGCACTGGAAGCTTTGGCAGCAGAAAAGATATCATGCAGGCTTATTAATATGCATACAATTAAGCCGATTGACCGTGATGCTATAATCAAAGCTGCTAAGGATACCGGATGCATTGTTACCTGTGAAGACCACCAGAAGATCGGGGGACTCGGCGGAGCTGTTGCCGAAGTTCTCGCGCAGGAATACCCTGCGCCGGTTGAATTCATAGGCGCAAGTGATACCTTTGGTGAGTCTGGCAAAGCAGCAGAGCTTTATGAAAAATACGGCATTTCAAACCGTCACATAGTAGAAGCTGTAAAAAGAGCCATAAAAAGAAAAAAATAA
- a CDS encoding trypsin-like peptidase domain-containing protein yields the protein MNRSKFLIFSLAFVAVLASGFIFGHFVFKRSEATELKAGENISRERVIQNITDSRENAITRTVSDVSKAVVGISVTEVREYRDPFADDPFFRQFFGDRSYKQEVQGLGSGFLISDDGYIITNDHVVGNATKVVVSMTNGEHLDAEIIGKDSYSDIAVLKINRTGLPFIKLGNSDDVIIGEWVVALGNPFGLFEVNQKPTVTVGVVSAMGMKLNSGENRFYRNMIQTDAAINSGNSGGPLVNSIGEVIGMNTLIYTGNSMAGGNIGLGFAIPMNKVKAIVDKIKKDGKIERNYDIGLRLQTVDKNIAQYFKLNNVQGAIVVNIEQGSAAAKEGILPEDIILSVNGEKIASDADFWGLILDMNIGDKIKLKILRKGDEIEKEFELKVK from the coding sequence ATGAACAGATCGAAATTTTTGATTTTCTCCCTGGCATTTGTTGCCGTACTTGCATCAGGCTTTATTTTCGGGCACTTTGTATTCAAACGTAGCGAAGCTACCGAGCTTAAAGCAGGTGAAAACATTTCAAGGGAACGTGTGATACAGAACATTACCGATTCCCGCGAAAATGCTATCACACGTACTGTTAGCGATGTTTCAAAAGCAGTTGTAGGTATAAGCGTAACCGAAGTGCGTGAATACCGTGACCCTTTTGCCGATGACCCGTTTTTCAGGCAGTTTTTCGGCGATCGCTCCTATAAGCAGGAAGTTCAGGGACTCGGCTCCGGTTTTCTTATCTCTGATGATGGTTATATAATCACCAATGACCATGTTGTTGGCAATGCGACAAAAGTTGTTGTATCCATGACAAACGGAGAACATCTTGATGCTGAAATTATCGGCAAAGATTCCTACAGTGATATTGCAGTACTTAAGATCAACCGAACAGGCCTGCCTTTTATTAAGCTTGGCAACAGTGATGATGTGATCATTGGCGAGTGGGTTGTAGCACTCGGGAATCCGTTTGGACTATTCGAAGTGAACCAGAAGCCTACTGTAACAGTCGGTGTAGTAAGCGCTATGGGAATGAAGCTTAATTCCGGTGAGAACAGGTTTTACCGCAATATGATACAGACCGATGCCGCTATTAATTCAGGTAACAGCGGGGGACCGCTGGTAAACAGCATAGGCGAAGTTATCGGTATGAATACGCTGATATATACAGGTAACTCAATGGCCGGCGGCAATATCGGTCTTGGTTTTGCCATACCTATGAATAAAGTAAAAGCTATTGTTGATAAGATCAAAAAAGACGGTAAGATAGAACGTAATTATGATATTGGCCTAAGGCTGCAAACAGTTGATAAGAACATTGCTCAATACTTTAAGCTCAATAATGTTCAGGGTGCAATTGTTGTAAATATTGAGCAGGGCAGCGCTGCTGCCAAAGAAGGCATCCTGCCTGAAGATATAATCCTTTCGGTGAACGGTGAAAAAATTGCAAGCGATGCTGATTTCTGGGGCCTCATCCTCGATATGAACATCGGCGATAAAATTAAGCTTAAAATTCTCCGCAAAGGCGATGAGATCGAAAAAGAATTCGAACTGAAAGTAAAATAA
- a CDS encoding T9SS type A sorting domain-containing protein has translation MSKSLLISALLILLFNGTKTLSGDNNLFLPEGDETTTEVTDSTDALTVFSAKIKDKTVYINWRVLNPKSISYYEVYRLDPKKKDYKKVSDDRISKDDYFEKAANEQNGIVYMYDYEDEPERDGVYFYKLKGFGTNGQVIFEADELKIGITGIKNFKVEQNTPNPFNPTTNISYELFDASYVKLKVFDLIGKEIATLVDASQQKGTYTVTFDASKYANLTSGIYFYKLETERYSEVKKMILTK, from the coding sequence ATGAGTAAAAGCTTACTAATTTCAGCTCTCTTAATATTATTATTCAACGGCACTAAAACACTTTCAGGTGATAATAATTTATTTTTGCCTGAAGGCGATGAAACAACAACAGAAGTAACAGATTCCACAGACGCGCTTACAGTATTTTCTGCGAAGATAAAAGATAAAACTGTTTATATTAACTGGCGCGTACTTAATCCGAAAAGCATTTCATATTATGAAGTGTACAGGCTTGATCCAAAGAAAAAGGATTATAAAAAAGTAAGCGATGACAGGATATCAAAGGATGATTACTTTGAAAAAGCTGCTAATGAGCAAAACGGTATTGTTTATATGTATGACTATGAAGATGAACCGGAAAGAGACGGAGTTTATTTTTACAAGCTTAAAGGATTTGGAACAAACGGGCAGGTAATATTTGAAGCTGATGAGCTTAAAATTGGTATCACAGGTATAAAGAACTTTAAGGTTGAGCAGAACACACCAAACCCGTTCAATCCGACTACAAATATTTCATACGAGCTTTTTGACGCTTCATATGTAAAACTTAAGGTATTTGATCTGATTGGCAAGGAAATTGCCACACTTGTTGATGCCAGCCAGCAGAAAGGCACTTATACAGTTACATTTGACGCTTCGAAGTATGCGAATCTGACAAGCGGTATTTATTTCTATAAGCTTGAAACTGAGAGGTATTCAGAAGTTAAGAAGATGATATTGACTAAGTAA